Proteins encoded by one window of Chromobacterium violaceum ATCC 12472:
- the ddlA gene encoding D-alanine--D-alanine ligase, whose amino-acid sequence MGKIRVGLIFGGQSSEHEVSLQSARNILQAIDGERFEVSLIGVDKQGRWHASQASNFLLNADDPGRIALRESGENLALVPGECSGQLQTAANAHPLAQIDVAFPIVHGTLGEDGSLQGLLRMANIPFVGAGVLGSAVCMDKDVAKRLLRDAGLKVAPFVSLTRSKAAGADLSAIVEQLGLPLFVKPANQGSSVGVSKVKREADLRAALDEAFRYDHKVLVEQAVIGREIECAVLGNERPRASGCGEIVLSDEFYAYDTKYLNEDGARVAVPADIPDEACQRIRGIAIEAFQALECSGMARVDVFLTPDGEVVINELNTLPGFTNISMYPKLWQAAGMSYRELITALIELALEKGRMDEALSRSCQY is encoded by the coding sequence ATGGGCAAAATCCGGGTGGGTCTGATTTTCGGCGGACAGTCGTCCGAGCACGAGGTTTCCTTGCAATCTGCCAGGAATATCCTGCAAGCGATAGACGGCGAGCGTTTCGAAGTTTCGCTGATCGGTGTGGACAAGCAAGGCCGCTGGCATGCCAGCCAGGCGTCCAATTTTCTGCTGAACGCCGACGATCCCGGCCGCATCGCCTTGCGCGAGTCCGGAGAAAACCTGGCCCTGGTGCCGGGCGAATGTTCGGGCCAGCTGCAGACGGCGGCGAATGCGCATCCGCTGGCGCAGATCGACGTGGCCTTCCCCATCGTCCACGGCACGCTGGGCGAGGACGGCTCGCTGCAAGGCCTGCTGCGAATGGCCAACATCCCCTTCGTCGGCGCGGGCGTGCTGGGTTCGGCGGTTTGCATGGACAAGGACGTGGCCAAGCGCCTGTTGCGCGATGCGGGCCTCAAAGTCGCTCCTTTCGTCAGCCTGACTCGATCCAAGGCCGCCGGCGCCGATCTCTCCGCCATCGTCGAGCAGCTGGGATTGCCGCTGTTCGTCAAGCCGGCCAATCAGGGCTCATCCGTAGGGGTGAGCAAAGTGAAGCGGGAGGCGGATTTGCGCGCGGCTCTGGACGAAGCTTTCCGTTACGATCACAAGGTCCTGGTGGAGCAGGCGGTGATAGGCCGCGAAATCGAATGCGCGGTGCTGGGCAACGAGCGCCCGCGGGCCAGCGGCTGCGGCGAGATCGTGTTGAGCGATGAGTTCTACGCCTACGACACCAAGTATCTGAATGAGGACGGCGCCCGCGTCGCAGTGCCGGCCGACATCCCGGACGAGGCCTGCCAGCGCATCCGCGGCATCGCCATTGAGGCTTTCCAGGCGCTGGAGTGCAGCGGCATGGCGCGCGTGGATGTGTTCCTGACGCCGGATGGCGAGGTGGTGATCAATGAACTGAACACGCTGCCGGGTTTCACCAATATCAGCATGTACCCCAAGCTGTGGCAGGCGGCTGGGATGTCGTATCGGGAATTGATCACCGCGCTGATAGAGTTGGCGCTGGAGAAAGGCCGGATGGATGAAGCGTTGAGCCGCAGTTGCCAGTACTAG
- the rmuC gene encoding DNA recombination protein RmuC: MEMLVIGLLLGLLGGGAAAWAARGRRARELESLRQQTAALQAQLDAQRAQWEEAKSREQEANRALQAQSQQLADSQTQLGAYIARAQRVPELEKQLQEREQALDASQREARGLASQLAAREEQGRVLEALEARSLQQGQDIMRLTAREQELATQLDNERRQSQEKLALLMEARQTLSDQFKALASDILEEKSKRFTEQNQNNLGALLNPLHERIQNFGKLVQDTYDKDSKERLTLEAELKRLQELNTRLGDDAVALTNALTGASSKAQGTWGEMVLEKVLETSGLTKDREYRVQVSDILETDDGGKRYQPDVVIDLPEGKQLVVDSKVSLNAYVRYTAADGEEAREAELKGHIAAIRAHIRTLSDKRYQDLYKLNTLDFVFMFIPVEPAYLLAVQHDMSLFNEAFERRIMIVGPSTLLATLRTVASIWRYEYQNQNAQEIARQGGAMYDKFVGFVANMEKLGKQLDTSRDTFSDAMKQLSSGRGNLMTSAEKLRKLGIRNNKQLPSQLRLESDEGEDADEAPGEE; this comes from the coding sequence ATGGAAATGTTGGTGATCGGCCTGTTGCTGGGCCTGCTGGGCGGCGGCGCCGCGGCCTGGGCCGCGCGCGGACGGCGCGCCAGGGAGCTGGAGTCGTTGCGTCAGCAGACGGCGGCGCTGCAGGCGCAGCTGGACGCGCAGCGAGCGCAATGGGAAGAAGCGAAGAGCCGCGAGCAGGAGGCGAATCGGGCGCTGCAGGCGCAGAGCCAGCAATTGGCCGACAGCCAGACCCAGCTCGGCGCCTACATCGCCCGCGCCCAGCGCGTGCCGGAGCTGGAAAAACAGCTGCAGGAGCGCGAGCAGGCGCTGGACGCGTCGCAGCGGGAGGCGCGCGGACTGGCCTCGCAGTTGGCGGCGAGGGAAGAGCAGGGCAGGGTGCTGGAGGCTCTGGAGGCGCGCAGCCTGCAACAGGGCCAGGACATCATGCGCCTGACGGCGCGCGAGCAGGAACTGGCCACGCAACTGGACAACGAGCGCCGGCAGAGCCAGGAAAAGCTGGCGCTGTTGATGGAGGCTCGCCAGACCCTGTCCGACCAGTTCAAAGCCTTGGCCAGCGACATCCTGGAGGAAAAATCCAAGCGCTTCACCGAACAGAACCAGAACAATCTGGGCGCGCTGCTGAACCCGCTGCACGAACGCATCCAGAATTTCGGCAAGCTGGTGCAGGACACCTACGACAAGGACAGCAAGGAGCGGTTGACGCTGGAGGCCGAACTCAAGCGCCTGCAGGAGCTGAATACCCGTTTGGGCGACGACGCCGTCGCGCTGACCAACGCCTTGACCGGCGCCAGCAGCAAGGCGCAGGGCACCTGGGGCGAAATGGTGCTGGAGAAGGTGCTGGAGACTTCCGGCCTGACCAAGGACCGCGAGTACCGGGTGCAGGTGTCGGACATCCTGGAAACCGACGACGGCGGCAAGCGCTACCAGCCCGACGTGGTGATAGACCTGCCGGAAGGCAAGCAGCTGGTGGTCGATTCCAAAGTGTCGCTGAACGCTTACGTCCGCTACACCGCGGCCGATGGCGAGGAGGCGCGCGAGGCCGAGCTGAAGGGCCACATCGCCGCCATCCGCGCGCACATCCGCACGCTGTCGGACAAGCGTTACCAGGACCTGTACAAGCTGAACACGCTGGACTTCGTGTTCATGTTCATCCCGGTGGAGCCAGCCTATCTGCTGGCGGTGCAGCACGATATGAGCTTGTTCAACGAGGCCTTCGAGCGCCGCATCATGATCGTCGGCCCCAGCACGCTGCTGGCCACGCTGCGCACCGTCGCCAGCATCTGGCGCTACGAGTACCAGAACCAGAACGCGCAGGAGATCGCGCGCCAAGGCGGGGCGATGTACGACAAATTCGTCGGCTTCGTCGCCAATATGGAAAAGCTGGGCAAGCAGCTGGACACCAGCCGCGACACCTTCTCCGACGCGATGAAGCAGCTGTCCAGCGGGCGCGGCAATCTGATGACCAGCGCCGAGAAGCTGCGCAAGCTGGGCATACGGAACAACAAGCAGCTGCCGTCGCAGCTGCGGCTGGAAAGCGACGAGGGCGAAGACGCCGACGAGGCGCCTGGCGAAGAGTAG
- a CDS encoding AAA family ATPase, translating to MRPADGVEAKPLVLTGGPGAGKTSLLTMLENMGYPTQGEAGRAIIQDQQRIGGNALPWVDPRAFAEQMLAWDMRNFSNAQREAGPVFLDRGIPDTIGYLELSGLPVPAHMEKAACMFRYEKVFLLRPWPEIFTQDSERRQTLAEAERTCVAMERVYGRLGYILIEVPRGSLEERAAFVIGQAGA from the coding sequence ATGCGGCCGGCGGACGGCGTGGAAGCGAAACCGCTGGTCCTGACCGGCGGCCCTGGGGCGGGGAAAACGTCCTTGCTGACGATGTTGGAAAACATGGGTTATCCGACGCAGGGAGAAGCGGGGCGGGCCATCATCCAGGACCAGCAGCGGATAGGCGGCAACGCGCTGCCCTGGGTCGATCCGCGCGCGTTCGCAGAGCAGATGCTGGCTTGGGACATGCGCAATTTCAGCAACGCCCAACGGGAGGCGGGGCCCGTGTTTTTGGATCGAGGCATTCCGGACACCATCGGTTATCTGGAGCTGTCGGGGCTTCCCGTCCCCGCGCACATGGAAAAGGCGGCCTGCATGTTTCGCTATGAGAAGGTTTTTCTGTTGCGTCCCTGGCCGGAGATTTTCACGCAGGACAGCGAGCGCCGGCAGACCTTGGCCGAGGCCGAGCGCACTTGCGTGGCGATGGAGCGCGTCTACGGCCGCTTGGGATACATATTGATCGAAGTGCCGCGCGGGTCGCTCGAGGAGCGGGCGGCTTTTGTGATCGGCCAGGCGGGCGCCTGA
- the recJ gene encoding single-stranded-DNA-specific exonuclease RecJ: MSQIVTREVPAELQQKLLGQGLTPLQARLYAARGIADSEELDYGLKGLLPYQKLKNVEAMASRLADAIAAKQRLLVVADYDADGATACAVAVKGLSMLGAIIGFIVPNRFEYGYGLTPEIVELAAQKRPDIIVTVDNGIASVAGVEAAKARGIEVLVTDHHLPGDTLPEALIVNPNQPGCEFPSKNLAGVGVMFYVLMALRVEMRRRGVFDEQTQPNLGVLLDLVALGTVADVVRLDRNNRTLVENGLKRMRAGRMAPGIAALFRVAGRAHYKANTFDLGFTLGPRLNAAGRLDDMSLGIACLLASNEEQAMRLAQELDKLNRERRGIEAGMQDEALAALSGIDAGNRYTLSLYRDDWHQGVVGIVASRLKERFHRPAIVFAPGDEGEIKGSGRSIPGFHLRDALDLVYKRHPGLILKFGGHAMAAGLSLDESRFAEFQQAFEAVARELLDEKQLTRMIETDGSLPARDLSLQLAETLAAEVWGQGFPVPYFHDQFMVVNQKLVGDKHLKLRLAREGCEFDAMLFNHADWLPDRIQAVYQLIANEWQGRKELQVYLQHWAAA, translated from the coding sequence ATGTCGCAAATCGTTACCCGCGAAGTGCCCGCCGAACTGCAGCAAAAGCTGCTCGGCCAGGGCCTGACCCCGCTGCAGGCGCGGCTGTACGCCGCCCGCGGCATCGCCGACAGCGAAGAGCTGGACTACGGCCTGAAGGGCCTGCTGCCTTATCAAAAACTGAAGAACGTCGAAGCGATGGCCAGCCGCCTGGCCGACGCCATCGCCGCCAAGCAGCGCCTGCTGGTGGTCGCCGATTACGACGCCGACGGCGCCACCGCCTGCGCGGTGGCGGTGAAGGGCCTGTCCATGCTGGGCGCCATCATCGGCTTCATCGTGCCCAACCGCTTCGAGTACGGTTACGGCCTGACGCCGGAAATCGTCGAACTGGCGGCGCAGAAACGGCCGGACATCATCGTCACCGTCGACAACGGCATCGCCAGCGTCGCCGGCGTGGAAGCGGCCAAGGCGCGCGGCATCGAGGTGCTGGTCACCGACCACCACTTGCCGGGCGACACCTTGCCGGAGGCGCTGATCGTCAACCCCAACCAGCCCGGCTGCGAGTTTCCGTCGAAAAACCTGGCCGGCGTCGGCGTGATGTTCTACGTGTTGATGGCTTTGCGGGTGGAGATGCGCCGGCGCGGCGTGTTCGACGAGCAGACCCAGCCCAATCTGGGCGTGCTGCTGGACCTGGTGGCGCTGGGCACGGTGGCGGACGTGGTGCGGCTGGACCGCAACAACCGCACGCTGGTGGAAAACGGTCTCAAGCGCATGCGGGCCGGGCGGATGGCGCCCGGCATCGCGGCATTGTTCCGCGTCGCCGGCCGCGCCCACTACAAGGCCAACACCTTCGATCTGGGCTTCACCCTGGGGCCGCGGCTGAATGCCGCCGGCCGGCTGGACGACATGAGCCTGGGCATCGCCTGCCTGTTGGCGAGCAATGAAGAGCAGGCGATGCGGCTGGCGCAGGAGCTGGACAAGCTCAACCGCGAGCGGCGCGGCATCGAGGCCGGCATGCAGGACGAGGCGCTGGCGGCGCTGTCCGGCATCGACGCCGGCAACCGCTACACGCTCAGCCTGTACCGCGATGACTGGCACCAGGGCGTAGTGGGGATTGTGGCTTCCCGGTTGAAGGAGCGCTTCCACCGGCCGGCCATCGTGTTCGCGCCGGGCGACGAGGGCGAGATCAAGGGTTCCGGCCGCTCGATTCCCGGCTTCCACCTGCGCGACGCGCTGGACCTGGTCTACAAGCGCCATCCGGGGCTGATTCTCAAGTTCGGCGGCCACGCGATGGCGGCCGGCCTGAGCCTGGACGAAAGCCGCTTCGCCGAGTTCCAGCAGGCGTTCGAGGCGGTGGCGCGCGAGCTGCTGGACGAGAAGCAGCTGACCCGGATGATAGAAACCGACGGCAGCCTGCCGGCGCGCGACCTCAGCCTGCAACTGGCCGAGACGCTGGCGGCTGAGGTGTGGGGGCAAGGCTTCCCGGTGCCGTATTTCCACGACCAGTTCATGGTGGTGAATCAGAAACTGGTCGGCGACAAGCACCTGAAGCTGCGCCTGGCGCGCGAAGGCTGCGAATTCGACGCGATGCTGTTCAACCATGCCGACTGGCTGCCGGACCGCATCCAGGCGGTGTACCAGCTGATCGCCAACGAATGGCAGGGACGCAAGGAACTGCAGGTCTACCTGCAGCATTGGGCCGCGGCCTGA
- a CDS encoding M23 family metallopeptidase — MDYRKLLHIPQKCASRLVNHHLSWLGVAACLPLLGTATAFAVANGAKETLPEQVQQQQVIERLALPEFRFADSQTRYWRDEAVKRGDTVARVLNRLGVRDNEAHAFLYTSPLAKDLLKLKVGATLTVQTNDAGELFGLRFLQDDDNGEQLLVALEKRDGKWQASADPVAAESVETVRSITLKRGAAAELAAARVPADIRNQLSEVFADQFELSSLKPGDRINLVYETMVYAGTAIASGNLLAVSIERAGKLHQAFYFAHDSESGAYYDGEGKPIKKGFSRQPVAGARISSGFGLRKHPILRSLRMHSGIDYAASAGTPIVAPADGELVKVARENGYGNVVMIRHNGKLTTLYAHMSAFGKGIQPGGKVKAGDVIGYVGSTGRSTGAHLHFEVRVNDQPVDPATNALPTPGLSKTQLAQFDAKKQVLSARLNLLQSIPVNVAQID, encoded by the coding sequence ATGGATTATCGCAAACTGCTACACATCCCGCAAAAATGCGCCAGCCGGCTGGTCAACCACCACCTGAGCTGGCTGGGCGTCGCCGCCTGCCTGCCGCTGCTGGGCACGGCCACCGCCTTCGCCGTCGCCAACGGCGCCAAGGAAACCCTGCCCGAGCAGGTGCAGCAGCAACAGGTGATCGAGCGGCTGGCTTTGCCCGAGTTCCGTTTCGCCGACAGCCAGACCCGCTACTGGCGCGACGAGGCGGTCAAGCGCGGCGACACCGTGGCCCGGGTGCTGAACCGCCTGGGCGTGCGCGACAACGAGGCTCACGCCTTCCTCTATACCAGCCCGCTGGCCAAGGATCTGCTCAAGCTGAAAGTCGGCGCCACGCTGACGGTGCAGACCAACGACGCCGGCGAGCTTTTCGGCCTGCGCTTCCTGCAGGACGACGACAACGGCGAACAATTGCTGGTGGCGCTGGAGAAGCGCGACGGCAAATGGCAGGCCAGCGCCGACCCGGTGGCCGCGGAAAGCGTGGAGACCGTGCGCTCCATCACGCTGAAGCGCGGCGCCGCCGCCGAACTGGCCGCCGCCCGCGTGCCGGCCGACATCCGCAACCAGTTGTCCGAAGTGTTTGCCGACCAGTTCGAACTCTCCAGCCTGAAGCCGGGCGACCGCATCAATCTGGTGTACGAGACCATGGTCTACGCCGGCACCGCCATCGCCAGCGGCAACCTGCTGGCGGTATCGATCGAGCGGGCCGGCAAGCTGCACCAAGCCTTTTACTTCGCCCACGACAGCGAAAGCGGCGCCTACTACGACGGCGAAGGCAAGCCGATCAAGAAAGGTTTCAGCCGCCAGCCGGTGGCCGGCGCCCGCATCAGCTCCGGCTTCGGCCTGCGCAAGCATCCCATACTGCGCTCGCTGCGCATGCACTCCGGCATCGACTACGCCGCCAGCGCCGGCACGCCCATCGTCGCGCCCGCCGACGGCGAGCTGGTGAAGGTCGCGCGCGAAAACGGCTACGGCAACGTGGTGATGATACGCCACAACGGCAAGCTGACCACGCTGTACGCGCACATGAGCGCCTTCGGCAAGGGCATCCAGCCCGGCGGCAAAGTGAAGGCCGGCGATGTGATAGGCTATGTTGGAAGCACGGGCCGCTCCACCGGCGCCCACCTGCATTTCGAAGTGCGGGTCAACGACCAGCCGGTGGATCCGGCCACCAACGCCCTGCCCACCCCGGGCCTGAGCAAGACGCAGCTTGCGCAGTTCGACGCCAAGAAACAGGTGCTGAGCGCGCGGCTGAACCTGCTGCAGAGCATCCCGGTCAACGTAGCCCAGATCGACTGA
- a CDS encoding anhydro-N-acetylmuramic acid kinase has protein sequence MTDLYIGMMSGTSLDGVDAVLVRFDDAGRPEPQADHVVPYPDAVKQAVLALQPRGHDELHRAQTLANRLAEIYAQAARELLQKSGRRAEDIRAIACHGQTVRHAPHDGYTVQIGNMAKLAELAGIDVIADFRSRDVAAGGHGAPLVPAFQQGAFSSPDEKRVILNIGGISNIARLHAGQEAIGFDCGPGNMLMDAWCLRHTGQPFDEDGNWAAGGAVHPPLLAAMLAEPYLTQPPPKSTGRDLFDDEWLAGKLGALPSAPPPRDVQATLLAFSARGIADAILEHCPGNQAVYVCGGGARNGALMAEIARQLPGQRVAAIEALGLPAQLIEAIAFAWLGWRFDRRQAGNLPSVTGAQGPRVLGALYPR, from the coding sequence ATGACAGACTTATATATCGGCATGATGTCCGGCACCAGCCTGGACGGCGTGGACGCCGTGCTGGTGCGCTTCGACGACGCCGGCCGCCCGGAGCCGCAGGCCGACCACGTCGTGCCCTATCCCGACGCGGTCAAGCAAGCCGTGCTGGCGCTGCAGCCCCGCGGCCATGACGAGCTGCACCGCGCGCAAACCCTGGCCAACCGGCTGGCGGAGATTTACGCCCAGGCCGCGCGCGAGCTGCTGCAGAAGTCCGGCCGCCGCGCGGAGGACATCCGCGCCATCGCCTGCCATGGCCAGACCGTGCGCCATGCGCCGCACGACGGCTACACGGTCCAGATCGGCAATATGGCCAAGCTGGCCGAGCTGGCCGGCATCGACGTGATAGCGGACTTCCGCAGCCGCGATGTCGCCGCCGGCGGCCATGGCGCGCCGCTGGTGCCCGCCTTCCAGCAAGGCGCGTTCTCCAGCCCGGACGAAAAACGCGTGATCCTGAACATCGGCGGCATCAGCAACATCGCTCGGCTGCACGCGGGCCAAGAGGCGATAGGTTTCGACTGCGGCCCCGGCAACATGCTGATGGACGCCTGGTGCCTGCGCCACACCGGCCAGCCCTTCGACGAAGACGGCAATTGGGCCGCCGGCGGCGCGGTTCACCCGCCGCTGCTGGCCGCGATGCTGGCCGAACCCTACCTGACGCAGCCGCCGCCCAAGAGCACCGGCCGCGACCTGTTCGACGACGAGTGGCTGGCGGGCAAGCTGGGCGCCTTGCCATCCGCCCCGCCTCCGCGCGACGTGCAGGCCACTCTGCTGGCCTTCAGCGCCCGCGGCATCGCCGACGCCATCCTGGAGCACTGTCCCGGCAACCAGGCGGTCTACGTCTGCGGCGGCGGCGCGCGCAACGGCGCGCTGATGGCTGAAATCGCCCGCCAGCTGCCCGGGCAGCGCGTGGCCGCCATCGAGGCGCTGGGCCTGCCCGCGCAGCTGATCGAGGCGATCGCCTTCGCCTGGCTGGGATGGCGCTTCGACCGACGCCAGGCCGGCAACCTGCCCTCCGTCACCGGCGCGCAAGGCCCCCGCGTGCTGGGCGCGCTGTATCCTCGGTGA
- a CDS encoding DNA translocase FtsK: MRFFKRKAVVKNNQTPLPPQLVSLLREAWWLLMAVAAVYLVLVLASYSPLDSSWSHSSSDPTVRNYGGAFGAWLSDMLLYVFGFSAWWLVVFCLVAIGWGYRRIESLGFKFNPITAAAVGGFVLLLLSSSSFEAIVLDGKALKLPLDAGGMFGHFIGKGIGHGLGLSGAYLLLGVLSAIGFSLFTGLSWLNLMERIGTALEEGVIGLWQSWQAKKDREIGKETAQKREEKVSVAKKKIEETAPVRIEPPVLEVPVSAKAQKPVQQSLFADPKDAALPGLSLLDAPKELLEPVSQETVEYTSRLIERKLADFGVDVKVIAAYPGPVITRYEIEPAVGVKGAQIVNLMKDLARALSLVSIRVVETIPGKTYMGLELPNPKRQIVKLTEIIGSDGYQNMASRLTMALGKDIAGQPVSADLAKMPHVLVAGTTGSGKSVAINAMILSLLYKATPQEVRLIMVDPKMLELSVYEGIPHLLAPVVTDMKQAANALNWCVGEMERRYKLMSKLGVRNLAGFNQKIKDADKAGEKIPNPFSLTPETPEPLDTLPLVVVVIDELADLMMVAGKKIEELIARLAQKARAAGIHLILATQRPSVDVITGLIKANIPTRIAFQVSSKIDSRTILDQMGAETLLGQGDMLYLPPGTGYPNRVHGAFVSDEEVHHVVEFLKTTGEPNYVEGILTGQADGDDGGAAGGLDGDADGEADPLYDEAVAIVIKTRKASISSVQRHLRIGYNRAARLIEQMEAAGLVSSMESNGNRTVLAPARDD, encoded by the coding sequence ATGCGATTTTTCAAGCGCAAAGCCGTAGTCAAGAACAACCAGACGCCGCTGCCGCCGCAGCTGGTCTCCCTGCTCCGCGAAGCATGGTGGCTGCTGATGGCGGTAGCGGCCGTCTACCTTGTGCTGGTGCTGGCCAGTTATTCCCCGCTCGACTCCTCCTGGTCGCACAGCTCTTCCGACCCCACCGTCCGCAATTACGGCGGCGCTTTCGGCGCCTGGCTGTCGGACATGCTGCTGTACGTGTTCGGTTTTTCCGCCTGGTGGCTGGTGGTGTTCTGCCTGGTGGCGATAGGCTGGGGCTACCGCCGCATCGAAAGCCTGGGTTTCAAGTTCAATCCCATCACCGCCGCCGCCGTCGGCGGCTTCGTGCTGTTGCTGCTCTCCAGCTCCAGCTTCGAAGCCATCGTGCTGGACGGCAAGGCGCTGAAGCTGCCGCTGGACGCCGGCGGCATGTTCGGCCATTTCATCGGCAAGGGGATCGGCCACGGCCTGGGCCTGTCCGGCGCCTACCTGCTGCTGGGCGTGCTGTCCGCCATCGGCTTTTCGCTGTTCACCGGCCTGTCCTGGCTCAATCTGATGGAGCGCATCGGCACCGCGCTGGAAGAAGGCGTGATCGGCCTGTGGCAAAGCTGGCAGGCGAAGAAGGACCGCGAGATCGGCAAGGAAACCGCGCAGAAGCGCGAAGAAAAGGTTTCGGTCGCCAAGAAGAAGATCGAGGAAACCGCGCCGGTGCGCATCGAGCCGCCGGTGCTGGAAGTGCCGGTGTCGGCCAAGGCGCAGAAGCCGGTGCAGCAGTCGCTGTTTGCCGACCCCAAGGACGCCGCCCTGCCCGGCCTGAGCCTGCTGGACGCGCCCAAGGAGCTGCTGGAGCCGGTGTCGCAGGAGACCGTGGAATACACGTCTAGATTGATAGAACGCAAGCTCGCCGACTTCGGCGTGGACGTCAAGGTGATCGCCGCCTATCCCGGCCCGGTGATCACCCGCTACGAGATCGAGCCCGCGGTCGGCGTCAAGGGCGCGCAGATCGTCAACCTGATGAAGGACCTGGCGCGCGCGCTGTCGCTGGTTTCCATCCGCGTGGTGGAAACCATCCCCGGCAAGACGTACATGGGACTGGAGCTGCCCAATCCCAAACGCCAGATCGTGAAGCTGACCGAGATCATCGGCTCCGACGGCTACCAGAACATGGCTTCGCGCCTGACCATGGCGCTGGGCAAGGACATCGCCGGCCAGCCGGTGTCGGCCGATCTGGCCAAGATGCCGCACGTGCTGGTGGCCGGCACCACCGGCTCCGGCAAATCGGTGGCGATCAACGCGATGATCCTGTCGCTGCTGTACAAGGCGACGCCGCAGGAAGTCCGGCTGATCATGGTGGACCCCAAGATGCTGGAGCTGTCGGTATACGAGGGCATTCCGCACCTGCTGGCCCCGGTGGTCACCGACATGAAGCAGGCCGCCAACGCGCTCAACTGGTGCGTCGGCGAGATGGAGCGCCGTTACAAGCTGATGTCCAAGCTGGGCGTGCGCAACCTGGCCGGCTTCAACCAGAAGATCAAAGACGCCGACAAGGCCGGCGAGAAGATCCCCAACCCGTTCAGCCTGACGCCGGAAACGCCGGAGCCGCTCGACACCCTGCCGCTGGTGGTGGTGGTGATAGACGAACTCGCCGACCTGATGATGGTGGCGGGCAAGAAGATTGAAGAGCTGATCGCCCGCCTGGCGCAGAAGGCCCGCGCCGCCGGCATCCACCTGATCCTGGCCACTCAGCGGCCGTCGGTTGACGTGATCACCGGCCTGATCAAGGCCAATATCCCGACCCGGATCGCGTTCCAGGTGTCGAGCAAGATAGACAGCCGCACCATCCTCGACCAGATGGGCGCGGAGACGCTGCTGGGACAGGGCGACATGCTGTACCTGCCGCCCGGCACCGGCTATCCCAACCGCGTCCACGGCGCTTTCGTATCGGACGAGGAAGTCCACCACGTGGTCGAGTTCCTGAAAACCACCGGCGAGCCCAACTACGTCGAGGGCATCCTCACCGGACAGGCCGACGGAGACGACGGCGGCGCGGCCGGCGGGCTGGACGGCGACGCCGATGGCGAGGCGGACCCGTTGTACGACGAGGCTGTCGCCATCGTGATCAAGACCCGCAAGGCCTCCATCTCTTCGGTGCAACGCCACCTGCGCATAGGCTATAACCGGGCGGCGCGCCTGATCGAACAGATGGAGGCTGCCGGCTTGGTATCCTCGATGGAAAGCAACGGCAACCGCACCGTGCTGGCCCCCGCCCGCGACGATTGA
- the hemH gene encoding ferrochelatase: MPRYLTEPAFRHDYAPKTGVLLINLGTPDAPTAQALRPYLKQFLSDPRVIEIPRLPWWLILNGIILNTRPKQSAKKYASIWTKEGSPLLLHTRSQAKLLKGQLGEMGLHNLAVDYAMRYGNPSIESVIGKMREQGVERLLLLPLYPQYAASSSATALDEAFRVLSRLRNMPEVRTVRHFHDDPGYIAALAAQIRKHWQYGQRPDKLVMSFHGVPRFTRDKGDPYHCECQKTGRLLAEALQLRPDQYVISFQSRFGRTEWLKPYTSEVLEALGKAKTARVDVVCPGFVGDCLETLEEIAMEGKETFLSHGGGEFRYIPCLNEDPQWISSLAGIVRNNLAGWTEIRAEDSQQRAALAHDMGASA; the protein is encoded by the coding sequence ATGCCCCGCTATCTGACTGAACCGGCGTTCCGCCATGATTACGCGCCCAAAACCGGCGTGCTGCTGATCAACCTGGGCACGCCGGACGCGCCCACCGCGCAAGCGCTGCGTCCCTACCTCAAGCAATTTTTGTCCGACCCGCGCGTGATCGAGATTCCGCGCCTGCCCTGGTGGCTGATTCTCAACGGCATCATCCTGAACACCCGCCCCAAGCAGTCGGCCAAGAAATACGCCAGCATCTGGACCAAGGAAGGTTCGCCGTTGCTGCTACATACCCGCAGCCAGGCCAAGCTGCTGAAAGGCCAGTTGGGCGAGATGGGACTGCACAATCTGGCCGTCGACTACGCGATGCGTTACGGCAACCCATCGATCGAGAGCGTGATCGGCAAGATGCGCGAGCAAGGCGTGGAAAGACTGCTGCTGCTGCCGCTGTATCCGCAATACGCCGCCTCCTCCAGCGCCACCGCGCTGGACGAAGCCTTCCGCGTGCTGAGCCGGCTGCGCAACATGCCGGAAGTCCGCACGGTGAGGCATTTTCACGATGATCCGGGCTACATCGCCGCGCTGGCCGCTCAAATCCGCAAGCATTGGCAATACGGCCAGCGGCCGGACAAGCTGGTGATGAGCTTCCACGGCGTGCCGCGCTTCACCCGCGACAAAGGCGATCCCTACCATTGCGAATGCCAGAAGACAGGACGGCTGCTGGCGGAAGCGCTGCAGCTGCGGCCGGATCAATACGTCATCAGTTTCCAGAGCCGCTTCGGCCGCACCGAATGGCTAAAACCGTATACCAGCGAAGTGCTGGAAGCGCTGGGCAAGGCGAAAACCGCCAGGGTGGATGTCGTCTGCCCCGGTTTTGTCGGCGATTGCCTGGAAACGCTGGAAGAAATCGCGATGGAGGGCAAGGAAACCTTCCTGAGCCACGGCGGTGGCGAATTCCGCTACATCCCCTGTCTGAACGAAGACCCGCAATGGATATCCTCTCTCGCGGGAATAGTCCGGAACAATCTGGCCGGATGGACTGAAATTCGGGCAGAAGATAGCCAGCAAAGAGCGGCCCTCGCCCATGACATGGGGGCATCCGCCTGA